In Phragmites australis chromosome 17, lpPhrAust1.1, whole genome shotgun sequence, the following are encoded in one genomic region:
- the LOC133897375 gene encoding transcription factor BC1-like, with protein MASFSHLSQQMEHGLADASHSMPNYLFCHGAATADSASAIPEDASLETSSVVLDTSPHGITSVDKKRKPREDSASLSSAHSKDSNSKESTKKRGGKKERNNKEVDEEEAHKGYIHVRARRGQATDSHSLAERVRRERISERMRVLQALVPGCDKVTGKALILDEIINYVQSLQNQVEFLSMRIASLSPVLYGFGMDSDAFSDQTQKIEGMLHHEALAMSTSVLNRAPSQTIMDINTSTSPSSYEVHGDGGGIAFSQDNGSYMVQTVGEPRQEQLFNQVVFSNHMCPFQ; from the exons ATGGCAAGCTTCTCACACCTCTCACAACAGATGGAGCATGGCCTCGCCGATGCCTCCCACAGCATGCCAAACTACTTGTTCTGCCATGGGGCAGCCACAGCAGATTCAGCATCAGCCATCCCTGAAGATGCCTCACTGGAAACCTCATCTGTGGTTCTTGACACCTCTCCACATGGAATTACTTCTGTGGACAAGAAGAGGAAGCCGAGGGAAGATAGTGCCAGCCTCAGCTCTGCTCACTCCAAG GACTCAAACTCAAAGGAGAGTACCAAAAAGAggggaggaaaaaaagagagaaacaacaAAGAGGTAGATGAGGAGGAGGCACATAAGGGGTACATCCATGTCAGGGCAAGAAGAGGGCAAGCAACAGACAGCCACAGCCTTGCTGAGAGG GTGAGGAGGGAGAGAATCAGTGAGAGGATGAGGGTACTGCAGGCCCTGGTCCCTGGTTGTGACAAG GTTACTGGGAAAGCCCTCATCTTGGATGAGATCATCAATTATGTGCAGTCCTTGCAGAACCAAGTTGAG TTCCTTTCCATGAGGATTGCTTCCCTGAGCCCTGTGCTGTATGGTTTTGGCATGGACAGTGATGCCTTCAGTGACCAAACTCAA AAGATCGAAGGAATGCTCCACCATGAGGCACTTGCAATGTCTACCTCTGTCCTGAACAGAGCTCCATCTCAAACTATCATGGACATAAACACCTCCACCTCTCCATCATCCTACGAGGTTCACGGTGACGGCGGCGGTATCGCTTTCTCTCAG GACAATGGCAGCTACATGGTGCAAACAGTAGGTGAGCCAAGGCAAGAACAACTATTCAATCAAGTGGTGTTCAGTAACCACATGTGCCCTTTCCAGTAG
- the LOC133897031 gene encoding uncharacterized protein LOC133897031 — MERRKLPCISHAFRLAFRVDEQQRAHTEQQPQTTVVYCRKATQSSGSGQEKPASNLGMNHGSGKEKRPRARRLWSLECLLVNGGNGHHRTWPRPLKLTCCLAHLCSSLTSTNSCQSLRHCNSLLVIVVLGKHQLHQPSTISKMRVCKAPELLKKAVTAFKSKTDAMRTKLPILASLRRRMAMVGAMSRRIHALMSSDREKQDRLEYGDKALVLRKAMAASQEPAAADHERDGMIDLSEVAIFDEDDHGYPDWTHSLFDDDNCYNDDDEDGRDDRDDLDSLVEPSVIEIIRSNREVEGLEFNMDDEIDQACDMFIKRFRKRMNRSF, encoded by the exons ATGGAAAGACGGAAGCTCCCATGCATCTCGCACGCGTTTCGATTAGCTTTTCGTGTTGACGAGCAGCAAAGGGCGCACACGGAGCAGCAACCACAAACCACAGTAGTATACTGCAGGAAAGCAACACAAAGCTCAGGAAGCGGCCAAGAAAAGCCTGCCTCTAATTTGGGCATGAATCATGGAAGCGGCAAAGAAAAGCGGCCCCGGGCTCGCCGCCTTTGGAGTCTGGAGTGTCTGTTGGTTAATGGTGGGAATGGCCATCACCG GACGTGGCCCAGGCCTCTGAAATTAACCTGCTGTCTAGCTCATCTCTGCAGTTCACTGACATCTACCAACTCATGCCAATCTTTGAGGCACTGCAACTCCTTGTTAGTGATTGTCGTCCTTGGCAAGCACCAGCTTCACCAACCCTCCACCATCTCTAAGATGAGGGTTTGCAAGGCCCCCGAGCTGCTGAAGAAGGCGGTGACGGCGTTCAAGAGCAAGACTGACGCTATGAGGACAAAGCTCCCGATCCTGGCCTCGCTCCGCCGAAGGATGGCGATGGTCGGCGCGATGTCTCGCAGGATCCACGCGCTCATGTCGTCGGACCGGGAGAAGCAGGACAGGTTGGAGTACGGAGACAAGGCTCTCGTGCTGCGCAAGGCGATGGCGGCGAGCCAGGAGCCAGCTGCTGCTGATCATGAACGTGATGGCATGATCGATCTCTCCGAGGTGGCTATATTCGACGAAGATGACCATGGCTACCCTGACTGGACCCACTCACTCTTTGACGATGACAATTGTtacaacgacgacgacgaggatggTCGTGACGATCGTGATGATCTTGACTCGCTCGTCGAGCCATCAGTCATCGAGATCATCAGAAGCAACCGTGAGGTTGAAGGTTTGGAGTTCAACATGGACGATGAGATCGACCAGGCTTGTGATATGTTCATAAAGAGGTTTCGCAAGCGGATGAACCGGAGCTTTTAG
- the LOC133897587 gene encoding uncharacterized protein LOC133897587, which yields MASPNSALNASSIAATIDGIEQLTGNNFPAWKAKVTVVLGVLDLDYALRVDAPTAPAIGVENYDELKKTYDALSEKWERSNRMSLMIMRNSISDAIRGAIPNSEKAKTYLASVEEQFKGTSKVYASTLIQKLLNTKYNYGSGGIREHIMMMTDMAAKLKGMDMEISESFLVHFIMTSLPPEFTPFKINYNTQKEKWSMSDLIAMCVQEEERVRAENKDFVNQVSSPKNKRKFQGDFKSKKKLHFVAKHDKAAQRAPKAFAPSAPASQESKDDGCHFCHKKDHYQKDCVGFLKWLAKKGIPYRENIKKGGAKS from the exons ATGGCGTCACCGAACTCAG ctcttaacgcttcctctattgccgccactattgacggcatagagcaactcacgggcaataattttcctgcttggaaagctaaggtgactgttgtccttggtgttttaGACCTggactatgcactcagggttgacgctcccacaGCTCCTGCCATTGGcgtggaaaattatgatgaattaaagaaaacttatgatgcactttctgagaagtgggagcggtccaaccgcatgtctcttatgataatgaggaactcaatatcagatgctataaggggagcaatcccaaactcagaaaaagctaaaacgtacttggcatctgtggaggagcaatttaaaggcacctccaaggtttatgccagcacactgattcagaagctcctcaacactaagtataattatgggtccggtggcataagagaacacatcatgatgatgacagatatggctgccaaactcaagggcatggatatggaaatctctgagagtttccttgtccacttcattatgacctctctccctcctgagtttactccttttaagataaattacaacactcagaaagagaagtggagcatgagcgacttgattgcaatgtgcgtccaagaggaagagagggtgagggctgaaaataaagattttgtgaATCAAGTAAGCAGCCCTAAGAATAAGAGAAAATTCCAAGGGGATTTCAAGTCTAAAaagaagttgcatttcgtcgctaaacacgacaaggcagcacagagggcgcccaaggcatttgctccttctgctcctgcctctcaagaatctaaagatgacggatgccacttctgccacaagaaggaccactaccaaaaggattgtgttggtttcctgaagtggcttgcaaagaagg ggattccttaccgcgagaacattaagaaagggggagcgaagtcttag
- the LOC133897697 gene encoding uncharacterized protein LOC133897697, translating into MPSLRHNNSLVIALDKQLHRLSTSKMKFSKAPELLKKAVTALKSKTDALRTKLIILASLRRRMAMVGAVSRRIHALVLSSDREKIRAEHYDRALEVLRKEMAASTELAGDHDGKVDLDLFEVAMFGENGDGHPDWTHSLFDDDNCYNDDEEDGRDDRDDLHVLDALAEPSVIEIIRSNREVEGLEFNMDDEIDEACDMFIKRFRSRMNLSF; encoded by the coding sequence ATGCCAAGCTTGAGGCACAACAACTCCTTAGTGATTGCCCTTGACAAGCAGCTTCATCGGCTGTCCACATCAAAGATGAAGTTCAGCAAGGCCCCTGAGCTCCTGAAGAAGGCGGTGACGGCGTTGAAGAGCAAGACCGATGCTCTCCGCACCAAGCTCATCATACTGGCCTCGTTGCGCCGCAGGATGGCGATGGTCGGCGCGGTGTCTCGCAGGATCCACGCGCTCGTGTTGTCGTCGGACCGGGAGAAGATCAGGGCGGAGCACTACGACAGGGCTCTCGAGGTGCTGCGCAAGGAGATGGCGGCGAGCACGGAGCTAGCCGGTGATCATGATGGCAAGGTCGATCTTGATCTCTTTGAGGTGGCGATGTTTGGCGAAAATGGCGATGGCCACCCTGACTGGACCCACTCGCTCTTTGACGATGACAATTGTTAcaacgacgacgaggaggatggTCGTGACGATCGTGATGATCTTCACGTTCTTGACGCGCTCGCCGAGCCATCGGTCATCGAGATCATCAGAAGCAACCGTGAGGTTGAAGGTTTGGAGTTCAACATGGACGATGAGATTGACGAGGCTTGTGATATGTTCATAAAGAGGTTCCGCAGCCGGATGAACCTGAGCTTTTAG
- the LOC133896793 gene encoding ADP-ribosylation factor GTPase-activating protein AGD3-like — MYFSRLDDSPMFRKQMQSLEEGAESLRERCFKFHKGCRKYTEGLGEAYDGDIAFASSLESFGGGHNDPISVAFGGPVMTKFTIALREIGTYKEVLRSQVEHMLNDKLLQFVDIDLHEMKDARKRFDKASLLYDQAREKYLSLKKGTRTDVATAVEDELHSARSSFEQARFNLVTALSNIEAKKRFEFLESVSGTMDAHLRYFKQGYELLHQMEPYINQVLAYAQQSRERSNYEQVALIERMQEFKQQIDRESRWSPNGMHDSPNGDGIQAIGRSSHKMIEAVMQSASKGKVQTIRQGYLSKRSSNLRGDWKRRFFVLDSRGMLYYYRKQNCRSSSGYPNQRSTTPTEHGSGLLSRWFSSHYHGGVHDEKSVARHTVNLLTSTIKVDADQSDLRFCFRIISPTKNYTLQAESAMDQMDWIEKITGVIASLLSSQSPERRLLPSPKVSGHHRTASESSSFSSSTELEHSISEDCMLEKNSGSGYYEHSARVTQHHRTSMMKSDKPIDLLRKVVGNNNCADCGAAEPDWASLNLGVLLCIECSGVHRNLGVHISKVRSLTLDVRVWEPSVINLFQSLGNTFANTVWEELLSSSSCTDHGDISRADELENKSHTFAVSKPKQSDPIAVKEKFIHAKYAEKDFVRKHNLDEIQLAQQMWDNVSSNNKKGMYSLIVGSNADVNFTYGQTSFNSALTLGKALLLQEQPASPSNGSSRYFDRNPLVKDSPDDSISPASTSARIDELDDCVEGLSLLHLACRVADLGMVELLLQYGANINSTNSRGRTPLHHSIMKGRHLYAKLLLSRGADSQATDQDGRTALQYAIDSGTIDDEEILVLLEGTSR, encoded by the exons ATGTATTTCAGCAGGCTCGACGACTCGCCCATGTTCAGGAAGCAG ATGCAATCACTTGAAGAAGGTGCTGAATCTCTAAGAGAGAGATGCTTCAAGTTTCACAAAGGTTGCCGGAAATACAC GGAAGGACTAGGGGAAGCATATGATGGAGATATTGCTTTCGCAAGTTCACTTGAATCGTTTGGAGGGGGTCATAATGATCCAATCAGTGTTGCTTTTGGAG GGCCTGTTATGACCAAATTTACAATTGCCTTGAGGGAAATCGGAACATACAAGGAAGTATTGCGCTCCCAG GTTGAGCATATGCTAAATGACAAGTTGCTCCAGTTTGTAGACATTGATTTGCATGAAATGAAG GATGCTCGGAAGCGTTTTGACAAGGCTAGCCTTCTTTATGACCAG GCTCGTGAGAAGTACTTATCCTTGAAGAAAGGTACACGGACTGATGTAGCAACTGCAGTAGAGGAT GAGCTCCACAGCGCCAGATCTTCATTTGAGCAAGCTCGTTTCAATCTG GTGACCGCACTTTCAAATATCGAGGCAaagaaaagatttgaattttTGGAGTCTGTTAGTGGGACAATGGATGCGCATCTTCGTTATTTCAAACAA GGATACGAACTACTACATCAGATGGAACCATATATCAATCAA GTTCTTGCTTATGCACAGCAATCAAGAGAAAGGTCTAACTATGAGCAAGTTGCTCTTATTGAGAGAATGCAAGAGTTCAAACAGCAAATTGATCGGGAAAGTCGATGGTCACCAAATGGCATGCATGACTCCCCTAACGGGGATGGAATACAAGCAATTGGTAGAAGTTCACATAAGATGATTGAGGCAGTGATGCAATCAGCTTCAAAGGGCAAG GTTCAGACTATTCGGCAAGGCTATCTTTCTAAGAGATCTTCAAACTTGAGAGGTGACTGGAAAAGGAGGTTCTTTGTCCTTGACAGTCGAGGAATGTTGTATTATTATCGCAAGCAGAACTGTAGATCATCT AGTGGTTATCCTAACCAAAGAAGTACCACTCCCACCGAACATGGTTCTGGGCTGCTCAGCAGATGGTTCTCTTCTCATTATCATGGAGGCGTACATGACGAGAAATCTGTTGCACGCCATACAGTAAACTTGTTAACATCGACCATTAAAGTTGACGCAGACCAATCAGATCTACGGTTCTGCTTCAGAATAATTTCTCCCACAAAGAACTACACATTGCAG GCAGAGAGTGCAATGGATCAGATGGATTGGATAGAAAAAATTACTGGTGTCATTGCTTCTTTGCTGAGCTCCCAATCCCCTGAACGG CGTCTTCTGCCGAGCCCTAAGGTCAGCGGCCATCATCGAACTGCCAGTGAAAGCAGTTCTTTCAGCAGCTCAACAGAACTTGAACACTCAATTAGTGAAGATTGCATGCTGGAAAAGAACTCAGGAAGTGGTTATTACGAGCATTCTGCTAGAGTTACGCAGCATCACCGAACCAGCATGATGAAATCTGATAAGCCAATCGACTTGCTTAGGAAAGTGGTTGGCAATAATAACTGTGCTGATTGTGGTGCTGCAGAGCCTGATTGGGCATCCCTGAACCTTGGAGTCCTTTTATGCATAGAGTGTTCTGGGGTACACAGAAATCTTGGTGTGCATATATCTAAG GTAAGATCCCTGACACTTGATGTCAGGGTTTGGGAGCCATCTGTAATAAATCTCTTTCAGTCATTAGGCAACACATTCGCCAACACTGTCTGGGAAGAATTGTTATCTTCGTCAAGCTGTACTGACCATGGTGATATTTCAAG GGCTgatgaattagaaaataaatCACATACCTTTGCAGTCAGCAAGCCTAAACAATCTGATCCTATTGCAGTGAAAGAGAAATTTATTCATGCCAAG TATGCTGAAAAAGATTTTGTGCGGAAGCATAATTTGGATGAGATTCAGCTAGCACAACAGATGTGGGATAATGTAAGTTCAAACAACAAGAAGGGGATGTACAGTCTGATTGTGGGGTCAAATGCCGATGTAAATTTTACTTACGGACAGACATCATTTAATTCGGCTTTGACTCTTGGAAAAGCTCTCCTTCTACAAGAGCAACCAGCTTCGCCATCAAATGGAAGTTCTAGATATTTTGATCGCAATCCGCTTGTGAAGGATTCTCCCGACGACTCTATTTCTCCTGCCAGCACAAGTGCTCGTATAGACGAACTGGATGACTGTGTTGAGGGATTGTCTTTGCTTCATCTAGCATGCCGCGTTGCAGACCTGGGCATGGTTGAGCTACTCTTGCAGTATGGCGCCAATATAAATTCTACAAATTCAAGAGGGCGGACACCACTTCATCACAGCATCATGAAAGGAAGACATTTGTACGCCAAGCTGCTACTTTCCAG GGGGGCTGATTCTCAAGCCACGGACCAAGATGGTAGAACAGCATTGCAGTATGCAATTGACAGTGGAACAATAGATGATGAAGAGATCCTTGTTTTGTTAGAGGGCACAAGTAGATAA